One Pelobates fuscus isolate aPelFus1 chromosome 8, aPelFus1.pri, whole genome shotgun sequence genomic window carries:
- the LOC134570659 gene encoding mitochondrial intermembrane space import and assembly protein 40-B-like → MSYCRQEGKDKIIFVTKEDHETPSSAELIADDPNDPYEDQGLILPNGDINWNCPCLGGMASGPCGEQFKSAFSCFHYSQEEIKGSDCLEQFRAMQECMQKYPELYPQEDDEDDATKQSNTEESAPTAATDVQEEGSSYIQSYAVLDCLHDRACSNSTKGIGETD, encoded by the coding sequence ATGTCCTACTGCAGGCAGGAAGGAAAGGACAAGATAATATTTGTAACCAAAGAAGATCATGAGACTCCTAGCAGTGCAGAGTTGATCGCAGATGATCCTAATGACCCTTATGAAGACCAAGGGCTGATCTTGCCAAATGGAGATATCAATTGGAACTGCCCCTGCCTGGGTGGCATGGCTAGTGGGCCATGTGGAGAGCAGTTCAAATCTGCCTTCTCTTGCTTCCACTACAGCCAAGAGGAAATAAAAGGCTCAGACTGCCTGGAACAATTTCGGGCAATGCAAGAGTGCATGCAGAAATACCCAGAGCTCTACCCCCAGGAGGACGATGAGGATGATGCAACGAAACAAAGTAACACGGAGGAATCTGCTCCTACGGCTGCTACTGATGTCCAAGAGGAGGGATCTAGCTACATCCAGTCATATGCAGTATTAGACTGCCTGCACGATAGGGCATGCAGCAACAGCACTAAGGGAATAGGGGAGACAGATTGA